The following coding sequences lie in one Hyphobacterium sp. CCMP332 genomic window:
- a CDS encoding PAS domain-containing protein, protein MMHAHARTLVSYWDSRRRSDAVPARADIAAADLRDLLGNLFMLQRHDSSHHVFRLAGTKLCDLHQRELREQNFLSFWRGYDREHMKLLLESVLANAAPGRGYATAETICGDKIDIEMVFTPLASTAGSVDRILGLYQPLQSAGRFRNRPIIRHDLTRILPPVAKQWTIPATPPPGLPDAANDR, encoded by the coding sequence ATGATGCATGCCCACGCAAGAACTCTGGTCTCCTACTGGGACTCCCGGCGCCGATCCGATGCCGTTCCGGCCCGCGCCGACATTGCCGCAGCTGATTTGCGGGACCTCCTTGGCAATCTCTTCATGCTGCAAAGGCACGATTCCTCGCATCATGTTTTCCGGCTGGCCGGCACCAAATTGTGCGATCTGCATCAACGTGAATTACGCGAGCAGAATTTCCTGTCTTTCTGGCGCGGGTATGACCGTGAGCATATGAAATTATTGCTGGAATCGGTTCTGGCGAATGCGGCTCCGGGGCGTGGATACGCCACTGCGGAAACGATTTGCGGGGACAAGATCGATATCGAGATGGTGTTTACCCCCCTCGCCTCGACGGCCGGCAGCGTGGACAGGATACTCGGTCTTTACCAGCCCCTGCAGTCCGCCGGACGTTTCCGGAACCGCCCGATCATACGCCACGATCTGACGCGTATTCTGCCCCCGGTAGCGAAGCAGTGGACAATCCCGGCAACGCCACCACCGGGCCTGCCAGACGCTGCAAATGATCGCTAA
- the hfaD gene encoding holdfast anchor protein HfaD, whose protein sequence is MSRFAKALTAGTSAATLLCATGYADDTTEILNGQLNLGADVNANGHVVVGGTGNVTLNAVGMGNALDVQTQTGHDVNSTQQFDGFVTSTAETNAVAIDGTAITASGGYGNSAIIEVDGDSDISVNQSVSDGSSVFSSAMLRLDSYAVGNITAATSSANAVETIGAYGGIQGSIQQDSGATVESRALMEARTAGLGEFSVTAATASGNAIRSQGDESSVILSTAQSNRGAIRASARVNAGGGGVFTTVAAQAQGNGLDVATEWAYGDARGTQDNSGETDAEANINIGNFDEDSIIASSESIGNSAIITNLGTDTFMGLVQTNSGNSRATTRFDGGFGGEVIGSASAYGNAATSWGCQSCPDTTSRGEINQTNSAAVNATFQSQYISGWGTTGSATAIGNSATFVTQDPQE, encoded by the coding sequence ATGTCCAGATTCGCCAAAGCGTTGACCGCGGGCACGAGCGCCGCGACCCTGCTGTGCGCAACGGGCTACGCGGACGATACGACTGAGATCCTCAACGGACAGCTTAATCTGGGCGCTGACGTCAACGCCAATGGTCATGTTGTGGTCGGTGGAACGGGCAATGTTACGCTGAACGCCGTCGGTATGGGCAATGCGCTGGACGTGCAGACCCAGACCGGACATGACGTCAACAGTACTCAACAATTTGACGGCTTTGTCACCTCGACTGCCGAGACCAATGCTGTCGCGATTGACGGCACCGCCATCACCGCATCCGGCGGCTATGGCAATTCAGCCATCATCGAGGTCGACGGCGACAGCGATATTTCCGTCAATCAATCGGTCAGCGATGGTTCCAGCGTATTTTCCTCCGCAATGCTGCGTCTCGACTCCTATGCGGTCGGCAATATCACTGCCGCAACATCATCCGCCAATGCGGTTGAGACGATTGGCGCATATGGCGGCATTCAAGGCAGTATTCAGCAGGATTCCGGCGCTACTGTGGAATCCCGTGCCCTCATGGAGGCCCGCACGGCCGGGCTGGGCGAATTTTCAGTCACGGCCGCGACGGCCTCGGGCAATGCGATCCGCTCGCAAGGCGATGAATCTTCCGTCATCCTCAGCACAGCCCAGTCCAACCGGGGCGCAATACGCGCTTCGGCCCGCGTCAATGCGGGCGGTGGTGGTGTCTTCACAACGGTTGCGGCCCAGGCGCAGGGTAATGGCCTGGATGTCGCGACAGAATGGGCCTATGGCGACGCCCGCGGGACACAGGACAATAGCGGCGAAACCGATGCCGAGGCCAATATCAATATTGGCAATTTCGACGAGGACAGCATTATCGCGTCGTCAGAAAGCATCGGCAATTCCGCCATCATCACCAATCTCGGTACCGATACCTTCATGGGGCTGGTGCAGACGAATTCCGGCAATTCCCGCGCCACGACCCGGTTTGATGGCGGTTTTGGTGGCGAGGTGATCGGCTCGGCGTCTGCTTATGGTAATGCGGCCACCAGCTGGGGCTGCCAGTCATGTCCGGACACGACCTCACGCGGCGAGATCAATCAGACCAATTCCGCCGCGGTCAATGCGACATTCCAGAGTCAATATATCAGCGGCTGGGGTACCACCGGATCTGCTACCGCTATTGGTAATTCCGCGACCTTCGTCACGCAGGACCCGCAGGAATAA
- the hfaB gene encoding holdfast anchoring protein HfaB, producing the protein MAIKRLFSIATGALLLAGCAVTPNSGFDGRYANPIGNAPVTTNPTPYSEALVCLANSARSAGRPSPRIAVGRIADYTAAGNPEGGGPAITQGASLMAMSAFAKAGINLVERFDTSVAELELRYANNRLIGDAGEEEGFRQIYAGSIPGSDFHLVGGITELNFNIRSQGIDILGGDRIDSDPTGVFNGRMYVMNVAIDLRLVNSETLEVVDVISYQKQIIGREVSAGVFSFWGDAVIDISTGGRSLEPIQLAVRSLVERAVLEFSSTLYGIEARSVCAFDDPLGLTNYSGGINPHTTYASQTGASNVQIRQSVDRGHERRDPAVRNGLRGRYD; encoded by the coding sequence ATGGCAATTAAGCGACTCTTCTCAATTGCGACAGGCGCCCTGCTTCTGGCGGGCTGCGCCGTCACACCCAATTCCGGGTTTGACGGGCGCTACGCTAATCCGATTGGTAATGCGCCGGTCACGACAAACCCGACGCCCTATTCCGAAGCGCTGGTGTGTCTGGCAAATTCGGCCCGTTCGGCGGGACGGCCCTCGCCGCGCATCGCGGTTGGCCGGATTGCGGACTATACTGCTGCGGGCAACCCGGAAGGTGGCGGCCCTGCCATTACACAGGGGGCGTCGCTGATGGCGATGTCGGCCTTTGCCAAAGCCGGAATCAACCTGGTCGAGCGATTTGATACTTCGGTTGCTGAACTGGAACTACGATACGCAAATAACCGCCTCATAGGCGATGCCGGCGAAGAGGAAGGCTTTCGCCAAATATACGCGGGAAGCATTCCTGGATCGGACTTTCATCTGGTTGGCGGCATCACCGAGTTGAATTTCAATATTCGATCCCAGGGCATTGATATCCTCGGTGGCGACCGCATCGATTCTGATCCGACCGGCGTTTTCAACGGCCGCATGTATGTGATGAATGTCGCTATTGATTTACGTCTGGTGAACTCCGAAACCCTCGAGGTTGTCGACGTCATCTCCTACCAGAAGCAGATCATCGGCCGCGAGGTCAGCGCCGGCGTCTTCTCCTTCTGGGGCGATGCTGTCATTGACATATCGACCGGCGGGCGATCGCTGGAGCCTATCCAGCTCGCTGTGCGGTCGCTCGTAGAGCGTGCCGTCCTCGAATTTTCCTCGACGCTGTATGGTATCGAAGCACGCAGCGTTTGCGCTTTTGATGACCCCCTCGGCCTGACCAACTATTCCGGCGGCATCAATCCCCACACGACTTACGCTTCCCAAACAGGAGCCTCCAATGTCCAGATTCGCCAAAGCGTTGACCGCGGGCACGAGCGCCGCGACCCTGCTGTGCGCAACGGGCTACGCGGACGATACGACTGA
- the hfaA gene encoding holdfast anchoring protein HfaA, producing MRRFSLLAACAGIVAVSGPAQAQNAGDFQRPWGTDNTQNNQPYRAGTRDSNGNRVVLNGVLQTGVGVQAQMAGVGGVGNAPTQSTNQGSGSTGMSATGSNSSALAVGNQLNVIVNGNYNTVIVNSTQTNNGDVNATANSGSGGDDGNGN from the coding sequence ATGCGCCGCTTCTCGCTTCTTGCCGCCTGCGCTGGAATTGTGGCTGTCTCCGGCCCTGCTCAGGCGCAAAACGCTGGCGATTTTCAGCGCCCTTGGGGAACCGACAATACCCAGAATAACCAGCCCTATCGGGCCGGGACGCGTGATTCCAATGGCAATCGTGTTGTTCTGAACGGCGTCCTGCAAACGGGTGTCGGCGTGCAGGCCCAGATGGCCGGAGTGGGCGGCGTTGGCAATGCACCAACCCAATCCACAAATCAGGGTTCCGGCAGCACCGGCATGAGCGCGACGGGTTCCAATTCGAGTGCGCTGGCGGTTGGCAACCAGCTGAACGTTATCGTTAACGGTAACTACAATACTGTCATCGTTAATTCGACGCAGACGAATAATGGCGATGTGAACGCAACTGCAAATTCCGGCAGCGGCGGGGATGACGGGAATGGCAATTAA
- a CDS encoding rhomboid family intramembrane serine protease, whose protein sequence is MRPVRSPIFNDIPTVLLVLAGSFVVIFALGALFPQLGYLFLTIGAVIPGAGLQHPSPLGPWSPYIFHVFLHGGLMHLVFNTVATVTFGAGAFRPFGRGLTANIGFLLFFFVCSIAGAGLQVLVAPGSMIPMIGASTGLSGCIAAAGWAEGGYRGMLRFALPWGGFNILLALLGPLSPLPLSWAGHLGGLIAGVALYPVFVALFSSRRRRV, encoded by the coding sequence ATGCGGCCAGTCCGTTCGCCGATCTTCAACGACATTCCGACGGTTCTACTGGTTCTGGCCGGCAGTTTTGTGGTGATTTTCGCGCTTGGTGCGCTTTTCCCTCAGCTGGGCTATTTGTTTTTGACCATCGGCGCGGTCATCCCGGGTGCGGGCTTGCAGCACCCGAGCCCGCTTGGCCCGTGGTCGCCTTACATCTTCCATGTCTTCCTGCACGGCGGATTGATGCATCTGGTGTTCAACACAGTGGCCACGGTCACTTTTGGTGCAGGGGCTTTTCGTCCATTTGGACGCGGGCTCACGGCCAATATCGGCTTTTTGCTGTTTTTCTTTGTGTGTTCCATCGCCGGGGCCGGATTGCAGGTTCTGGTCGCGCCGGGCTCCATGATTCCCATGATCGGGGCATCAACCGGTCTGTCGGGATGTATTGCGGCTGCGGGCTGGGCCGAAGGGGGCTATCGCGGCATGTTGCGCTTTGCCCTGCCATGGGGCGGCTTCAATATATTGCTCGCGCTGCTCGGGCCCCTTTCGCCCTTGCCTTTATCCTGGGCGGGGCATTTGGGTGGTCTGATTGCAGGAGTCGCGCTCTATCCCGTATTCGTGGCGTTATTCAGCTCGCGCCGCCGGAGGGTCTAG
- a CDS encoding GDYXXLXY domain-containing protein, protein MTRMGRLIIAAAAMTLFLVAMIADHQFRRHSGTEVLLDLEPVDPRDLLAGYYVIITTPLHNLDPSEMGGENSFDQGDDVFVLLEPSANENWQAISIHRERPPNGLFVHGRVQYANDSTMRARFNIERYYADEATAQALEERRRANLSSMRLIIAVGDDGRALIRGLEIDGERHLDRLN, encoded by the coding sequence ATGACCCGCATGGGCCGACTCATCATCGCAGCCGCCGCGATGACGCTTTTCCTGGTGGCCATGATCGCCGATCATCAATTCCGGCGGCATTCCGGAACAGAAGTATTGCTCGATCTTGAGCCGGTCGATCCACGAGACCTGTTGGCTGGCTACTACGTCATCATCACCACGCCGCTGCACAATCTCGACCCGTCAGAGATGGGTGGCGAAAACAGTTTCGATCAAGGTGATGATGTTTTCGTTCTGCTGGAGCCGTCCGCCAACGAGAACTGGCAAGCCATTTCAATTCATCGGGAACGACCGCCGAACGGGCTTTTTGTTCATGGCAGGGTCCAGTATGCGAATGATTCAACGATGCGTGCGCGGTTCAACATCGAGCGATATTATGCCGATGAGGCCACGGCCCAGGCGCTCGAGGAGCGCCGCCGCGCCAATTTATCCAGCATGCGTCTGATCATTGCGGTTGGCGATGATGGCCGTGCGCTGATCCGCGGCCTGGAAATCGATGGCGAACGTCATCTGGATCGCCTCAACTAG
- a CDS encoding DUF2157 domain-containing protein produces the protein MGKSHYKKRLTEDLDRWIEGGLVPADNRAAILDNVTETRIGWTASGALAILGTVLLALAAISFVAANWADMGNIVRLALLFGVLWGCFAGAGWAFMRDHSAIGHALALLGAALFGASIVLVAQIFNMSSWRFTVLGIWAVGALGVALLTPSRPVLILASLLGAAWTLAETYNTFAPGIVWGYLPLWAVTMAAASRMRSLVSANFLGIGLFVWLSFLVWDYAQDDRLSALQSLSILVLAGGGLAMLFAAFRDGDRFGFGALTNWGSVAALAGGFALQFPLGEFEDYAERGAAYRGSAQDYWQTLAGPGTGDYWLLAGVSAVIFAIGIVIRSLHRSANRILLIPASIGIVIALVLPTLTQLAGPDAVLMLRILTGASVFTVAVAMILYGSREGRRFTGGIGITLFVVQALYVYSVTFGGLLDTSLFFLIGGLLLFGLSIAVIRMQKHLQAKPEEAS, from the coding sequence ATGGGAAAGTCGCACTATAAAAAGCGGCTCACAGAGGATCTTGATCGCTGGATTGAAGGCGGCCTCGTACCGGCCGACAATCGCGCCGCGATTCTGGACAATGTGACAGAAACGCGAATTGGCTGGACCGCCTCTGGTGCGCTTGCCATCCTGGGAACGGTTCTGCTTGCACTTGCCGCTATAAGCTTCGTTGCCGCCAATTGGGCCGATATGGGAAATATTGTCCGGCTCGCCCTGCTTTTTGGCGTGTTGTGGGGCTGCTTTGCGGGCGCCGGCTGGGCCTTCATGCGTGACCACTCTGCAATCGGGCACGCATTGGCGCTGCTGGGCGCCGCTCTGTTCGGCGCGTCAATTGTTCTTGTCGCCCAGATTTTCAATATGAGCTCCTGGCGCTTCACAGTCCTGGGGATATGGGCCGTCGGCGCGCTCGGTGTCGCTCTGCTGACCCCCTCCCGGCCCGTACTGATTCTGGCGAGTTTGCTGGGTGCCGCCTGGACCCTGGCAGAGACCTACAACACGTTCGCGCCGGGCATTGTCTGGGGTTATTTGCCACTCTGGGCCGTCACTATGGCCGCAGCCAGCCGCATGCGTTCGCTGGTGTCCGCAAACTTTCTCGGGATCGGCCTGTTTGTCTGGCTCTCATTCCTTGTCTGGGATTATGCGCAAGATGATCGGCTGAGCGCGCTGCAAAGCCTCAGTATCCTTGTTCTCGCCGGCGGCGGCCTCGCCATGTTGTTTGCGGCGTTCCGGGATGGCGACAGATTCGGTTTTGGCGCGCTGACCAATTGGGGCAGCGTGGCGGCACTGGCTGGCGGCTTTGCACTCCAGTTTCCGCTCGGCGAATTTGAAGACTACGCCGAACGCGGTGCTGCCTATCGTGGATCTGCACAGGACTACTGGCAGACCCTCGCCGGCCCCGGAACGGGTGATTACTGGCTGCTGGCCGGCGTGTCCGCCGTCATTTTTGCTATTGGCATTGTCATCCGGTCACTGCACCGGTCTGCCAACCGCATCCTTCTTATTCCTGCGAGTATCGGAATTGTGATCGCGCTGGTGTTACCGACTTTGACGCAACTGGCCGGGCCGGACGCGGTGCTGATGTTGAGAATTCTGACCGGCGCCAGCGTGTTTACCGTTGCGGTCGCTATGATTCTTTACGGATCGAGAGAAGGCCGGCGCTTCACAGGCGGCATTGGCATTACCCTGTTCGTGGTGCAGGCCCTTTACGTCTACAGCGTCACATTCGGTGGCTTGCTCGACACGTCTCTCTTCTTCCTGATCGGCGGCCTTCTTCTTTTCGGCCTGTCGATCGCCGTCATCAGGATGCAAAAGCATTTGCAGGCGAAGCCGGAGGAGGCGTCATGA
- a CDS encoding FkbM family methyltransferase: protein MTNSDPRPWGAAAPSGLFKRFLERAHTADSKAWARLASWFAPDIADVERLGFRARLHPRDNLSEKRVLYTPGRFDPAELAHLSSLIKEGFTFVDLGANCGGYTLHLAAKAPANARLFAIEAQPEMARRFAFNLAANQFDATVQLDELAISDERGDITFTINHHNRGESGLQGEGETITVPALPLADYLTERSIERLDAMKIDVEGLEHRILAPFFQSAPRASWPRCLIVEQLLATPETDPVALAISQGYIVERDLGRNVILSLP, encoded by the coding sequence ATGACAAATTCTGATCCCCGGCCCTGGGGGGCTGCCGCTCCATCGGGCCTGTTCAAACGATTTCTGGAACGTGCGCACACCGCCGACAGCAAGGCCTGGGCGCGGCTGGCCAGTTGGTTTGCCCCCGACATAGCCGATGTCGAAAGGCTGGGCTTTCGAGCCCGTTTGCATCCAAGGGACAATCTCTCGGAAAAGCGGGTGCTATATACGCCCGGCCGTTTTGACCCCGCGGAGCTGGCGCATCTTTCGTCCCTGATCAAGGAGGGCTTCACTTTTGTCGATCTGGGCGCCAATTGCGGCGGATACACGCTTCATCTCGCGGCTAAGGCCCCGGCAAATGCCCGCCTGTTCGCGATCGAGGCGCAGCCGGAAATGGCGCGGAGATTTGCGTTCAATCTGGCAGCCAATCAATTTGATGCGACAGTGCAGCTGGACGAATTGGCGATTTCGGATGAGCGCGGGGACATTACCTTCACCATCAATCATCACAATCGCGGCGAAAGCGGGCTGCAGGGCGAAGGCGAGACCATCACTGTCCCTGCCCTGCCTCTGGCCGATTATCTCACGGAACGCTCCATAGAGCGGCTTGATGCCATGAAGATTGATGTTGAGGGTCTGGAGCACCGTATTCTGGCACCCTTTTTCCAGAGCGCTCCAAGGGCCAGCTGGCCGCGCTGTCTGATTGTTGAGCAGCTGTTGGCGACCCCCGAAACGGACCCGGTCGCTCTTGCGATTTCACAAGGCTATATTGTCGAGCGGGATCTGGGGCGAAATGTGATCCTGTCATTGCCATGA
- a CDS encoding phosphoenolpyruvate carboxykinase, whose protein sequence is MFEQANDRDANVLAYLGVSRTGPLNHNWNEAALYQEAVQRGEGEIAKGGALVVKTGQHTGRSAKDKFTVRDETTEDTVWWDTNAAITPDQFTAIWEDFQAHMADKELFVQDLFGGADLDHRLPVRVVTEFAWHSLFIRHLLRRPEASELAGFDPEFTIVNLPSFKADPERHGCRSETVIAVDFARKMVLIGGTSYAGETKKSVFTILNYLLPAKGIMPMHCSVNTDGDNAAIFFGLSGTGKTTLSADASRTLVGDDEHGWSENGLFNFEGGCYAKMIRLCPTAEPEIHATTQRWGTVLENVVMDPVTRELDLDDATLAENSRGAYPIEAIPNASDTGRCGQPKNLIMLTCDAFGIMPPIAKLTPAQAMYHFLSGYTAKVAGTEKGVTEPTATFSACFGAPFMPRHPAEYGALLRELIAEHGVDCWLVNTGWTGGAYGEGQRMPIKATRALLNAALDGSLNNATFRQDPNFGFMVPTAVPGVESRILDPRSTWTNPNAYDVQAARLAEMFVSNFTKFEDHVAPYVRAAAPTLAEVNVAVAE, encoded by the coding sequence ATGTTCGAGCAGGCGAATGACCGCGATGCGAACGTATTGGCATATCTGGGAGTGTCCAGAACCGGGCCGCTAAATCACAACTGGAACGAAGCTGCCCTCTATCAGGAAGCTGTTCAACGTGGTGAGGGCGAGATCGCCAAGGGCGGTGCCCTTGTTGTGAAGACCGGTCAACACACAGGCCGATCCGCAAAGGACAAGTTTACCGTCCGCGATGAGACCACCGAAGACACCGTCTGGTGGGATACCAATGCGGCGATCACGCCGGACCAGTTCACCGCAATCTGGGAAGACTTCCAGGCCCACATGGCGGACAAGGAATTATTCGTTCAGGATCTGTTTGGCGGCGCCGACCTCGATCATCGCCTTCCGGTCCGGGTTGTGACGGAGTTTGCCTGGCACTCGCTTTTCATTCGCCACCTGCTGCGCCGTCCTGAAGCCAGCGAGCTGGCCGGATTTGACCCGGAATTCACGATTGTAAACCTGCCGAGCTTCAAGGCCGATCCCGAGCGTCATGGTTGCCGCAGCGAAACTGTCATTGCAGTCGATTTTGCGCGCAAAATGGTTCTGATCGGCGGCACATCCTATGCCGGTGAGACCAAAAAGTCTGTCTTCACCATTCTCAATTACCTGCTGCCGGCCAAGGGCATCATGCCGATGCATTGCTCGGTCAACACCGATGGCGACAATGCCGCGATTTTTTTCGGTTTGTCGGGCACGGGCAAAACCACGCTCTCCGCAGACGCCAGCCGCACGCTGGTTGGCGACGATGAGCATGGCTGGTCGGAAAACGGCCTCTTCAATTTTGAAGGCGGCTGTTACGCAAAAATGATCCGGCTTTGCCCGACGGCGGAGCCGGAAATTCACGCCACTACACAACGCTGGGGCACTGTGCTGGAAAACGTTGTCATGGACCCCGTCACCCGGGAGCTTGATCTGGACGACGCGACACTGGCTGAAAACAGCCGGGGCGCCTATCCGATCGAGGCCATTCCAAACGCTTCCGACACCGGTCGCTGTGGTCAGCCCAAAAACCTGATCATGCTGACGTGTGACGCCTTCGGTATCATGCCGCCGATCGCGAAACTGACGCCTGCGCAAGCCATGTACCACTTCCTGTCGGGCTACACCGCAAAAGTCGCCGGCACCGAAAAAGGCGTCACTGAGCCAACCGCGACCTTCTCAGCCTGTTTTGGCGCGCCCTTCATGCCGCGCCACCCGGCCGAGTATGGCGCTCTTCTGCGTGAACTGATCGCGGAACACGGCGTCGATTGCTGGCTGGTCAATACGGGCTGGACGGGCGGTGCCTATGGCGAAGGCCAGCGCATGCCGATCAAGGCCACGCGCGCTCTGTTGAATGCGGCCCTTGATGGTTCGCTTAACAATGCCACCTTCCGCCAGGACCCGAATTTCGGCTTTATGGTTCCGACCGCTGTTCCGGGTGTTGAGAGCCGCATTCTCGACCCGCGGTCCACCTGGACAAATCCGAACGCCTATGACGTCCAGGCAGCAAGACTGGCAGAGATGTTTGTCTCGAATTTCACGAAATTCGAGGATCATGTTGCCCCCTATGTGCGCGCAGCCGCTCCGACCCTGGCCGAGGTCAACGTGGCCGTCGCGGAATAG
- a CDS encoding pirin family protein: MIEMTISGRAKDLGGFAVRRLIPVAKRRLVGPFIFFDHIGPAEFEPGTGIDVRPHPHIGLATVTYLFDGEMDHRDTLGVHKTIKPGDVNWMTAGRGIVHSERTGDTARAAGHKLHGIQTWVALPTGDEETDPFFSHHASGELPEIEMDGVKMRLILGSAYGKTSPVKVFSPIFYLHVESDAGSVFKLTDEHEERAVYVVSGEIEIDGRLFGEGEMIVLDDEASIGIRTVKSACVMICGGAKLAGDRHIFWNFVSSSKDRLEKAKADWKASADAGFENSAFALPPGETEHIPLPES, from the coding sequence ATGATTGAAATGACGATTTCCGGACGGGCGAAGGATCTCGGCGGGTTTGCCGTTCGTCGCCTTATTCCGGTCGCCAAAAGACGCCTCGTCGGGCCGTTCATATTTTTCGACCATATCGGACCCGCTGAATTCGAGCCCGGCACTGGCATCGATGTGCGTCCACACCCGCATATCGGTCTTGCGACCGTGACATACCTCTTTGATGGCGAAATGGACCACCGTGATACGCTCGGCGTCCATAAAACGATCAAACCCGGCGATGTGAACTGGATGACGGCGGGGCGCGGCATCGTTCATTCAGAACGGACTGGTGACACGGCGCGCGCCGCTGGTCACAAACTGCACGGCATCCAGACGTGGGTCGCGCTGCCCACCGGAGATGAAGAGACCGACCCGTTTTTCAGCCATCATGCCTCCGGGGAATTGCCCGAAATCGAGATGGATGGTGTGAAGATGCGCCTGATCCTGGGATCGGCTTACGGTAAAACATCTCCAGTGAAAGTGTTTTCTCCGATCTTCTATCTGCATGTCGAATCTGACGCCGGCTCCGTTTTCAAACTGACCGACGAGCACGAAGAGCGGGCTGTGTATGTCGTCAGTGGCGAGATCGAAATTGATGGCCGCTTGTTCGGTGAAGGCGAGATGATCGTACTGGATGATGAGGCGTCGATCGGCATACGCACAGTGAAATCGGCCTGCGTTATGATCTGTGGCGGCGCAAAGCTGGCGGGAGACCGGCACATTTTCTGGAATTTCGTGTCCAGCTCCAAGGACCGCCTTGAGAAAGCCAAGGCCGACTGGAAAGCGTCAGCTGATGCCGGATTCGAGAACAGCGCCTTTGCTTTGCCACCGGGCGAAACAGAACACATTCCGCTTCCTGAGTCATAA
- a CDS encoding M28 family peptidase, with protein sequence MFIRVASAACLLMSATAYAQDDALISEESAATARELMQRGLESDTGYEIVRSLTTEVGPRLGGSEQEARARDWAVQMFTELGFENVRVEPFEMPYWDRGSIELRIVEPFPQMLIGSALGGSAATPQNGLERDIVFFDSFDALRDAPDDGSLEGRIAYVNDRMISAQTGAGYGPANAKRQFAWLEAEARGAAAVIIRSVGTDSHRFPHTGMMSTPNASSVAAGRHSRAVIDYLNAEHPDFNENRVWSSIPAVAVSAPDADQIERIHGAGETLRAHLSVVAGWRGMRQSGNVIAEIPGRELPDEVVLIGAHLDSWDEATGAIDDGAGVGIVTAAAHLIGQLPRAPRRTIRVVLFGAEEVGLLGAFAYARQNADEIGNIVLASESDFGAGLVWSLTSGTSDEGTAFLDETQRIISPLGIIRGDRANRGGGPDIIPLAMQGVPVFRLTQDGTDYFDLHHTPDDTFDKIDPDELAQNVAAWAAVVWLAADSDVEFRTQDE encoded by the coding sequence ATGTTTATTCGCGTTGCGAGTGCCGCCTGCCTTTTGATGTCAGCAACTGCATATGCGCAAGATGACGCTTTGATCAGCGAAGAATCCGCGGCCACGGCACGCGAACTGATGCAGCGGGGTCTGGAATCGGACACCGGTTATGAGATCGTCAGATCGCTCACCACCGAGGTGGGGCCGCGGCTTGGCGGCTCCGAACAGGAAGCTCGAGCCCGCGACTGGGCAGTACAGATGTTCACTGAACTGGGTTTCGAGAATGTCCGGGTCGAGCCCTTTGAAATGCCGTACTGGGATCGAGGCAGTATTGAACTGCGGATCGTCGAGCCGTTTCCCCAGATGCTGATCGGGTCGGCGCTCGGTGGTTCTGCCGCAACGCCGCAAAACGGGCTGGAGCGCGATATTGTCTTTTTTGACAGTTTTGATGCCTTGCGCGATGCGCCCGATGATGGATCGCTCGAAGGCCGGATTGCCTACGTAAATGACCGGATGATATCGGCGCAAACCGGAGCCGGTTATGGTCCGGCCAATGCAAAGCGCCAGTTTGCCTGGCTCGAAGCCGAGGCGCGCGGCGCTGCGGCCGTCATCATCCGGTCGGTCGGCACTGACAGCCACCGCTTCCCTCACACAGGTATGATGAGCACACCCAATGCATCTTCAGTGGCGGCAGGCCGTCATTCCCGGGCCGTCATCGACTACCTCAATGCCGAGCATCCTGACTTCAACGAGAATCGTGTCTGGTCGTCTATTCCGGCTGTCGCGGTTTCCGCACCGGATGCCGATCAGATTGAGCGCATTCATGGTGCGGGTGAAACCCTGAGGGCCCACCTCTCGGTCGTGGCCGGGTGGAGGGGCATGCGTCAGTCCGGAAATGTCATCGCCGAAATTCCGGGACGGGAACTGCCTGACGAAGTCGTCCTGATTGGCGCCCACCTCGATAGCTGGGACGAAGCCACTGGCGCGATCGACGATGGTGCCGGAGTCGGTATTGTCACCGCTGCAGCCCATCTCATCGGTCAGTTGCCGCGCGCGCCGCGCCGCACGATTCGCGTTGTATTGTTTGGAGCAGAGGAAGTCGGCCTGCTGGGTGCCTTTGCCTATGCCCGGCAGAATGCCGATGAGATCGGAAATATCGTTCTGGCCTCGGAATCTGATTTTGGCGCGGGTCTCGTTTGGTCGTTGACTTCGGGCACCAGCGATGAAGGAACGGCTTTCCTCGATGAAACCCAGCGCATCATTTCCCCGCTGGGAATTATTCGCGGAGATCGTGCCAATCGCGGCGGCGGGCCGGACATCATTCCGCTCGCCATGCAGGGGGTGCCAGTCTTCCGCCTGACCCAGGACGGCACGGATTACTTCGACCTGCATCACACGCCGGATGACACATTCGACAAGATAGACCCGGACGAGCTGGCCCAGAATGTCGCGGCATGGGCCGCCGTTGTTTGGCTTGCCGCCGACTCAGATGTCGAATTCCGAACGCAGGATGAATAG